In Ornithodoros turicata isolate Travis chromosome 1, ASM3712646v1, whole genome shotgun sequence, the DNA window AGATGGCGGACGCCAGGCAGCTGGTGAAGACGATTCACGTGTTTTGTGAATATTTTACGCGCGAATATTTTACGTGTCTCCGACGAGCGTTTTCAcagcatgatcagtgtgcaagcAACAATTTGAAGAAAGCAGGTGCACCacccctagtagcacaaaacgatTTGTAAATGTCTCAAATATGTGTTGGCAAAACTGCTTTTTTGTTTAGAAGACGTCTTCTATCCTGCGTCTGCATGACATGTTCtagccagtggcgtagccagacctcaaaggtagggggggctcgatacgaaaactccccccccccctcccgctgatcctgtgtcgacaacacacacatacttgtgcacactgcaaactgaggattaaataGGGGAatgaaaatagttgatttagacgttcacagtacgattacatgtataggctgtcatgaccaacgaagtggtgtcacgagatcggaagtattttgaaaagcttatactttgaaaaccattcaagagtgcttcttagatagacgccatgaactgcaagaactttcgcgatagtcacactggtcccccccccccccccccatatattatgttctcggatttgcacgatttgtgtgggtcggtccgtggcaggtagggggggctcgagccccccctagcccccccgtggctacgccactggttctAGCTTTGGTTAATGTCACGCTTATTAAAGTCTCGAAGACGTCGTCGAGTCGGTCTTGAAGGTGTCTATTGTATGTTTAAAGAGCACATGATGTGAGCGTCTTTAAGACGTCTATTATATGTTCCTATGTTGTTCGAGGACGTTAACACAGTACACCCTTTCCCCTGCCCAGACAGAAAATTCAGTGCTGTGGATATCCATCAGAGATAGTCTTATGGAGACCTTACTtcctctttctttcctttttttttatctcggTTACCGTCACCACACACGTACATTTCGTTGTCCGTTTCTCccctttgtttgtttctcttaTCTCCAGAGGCGTTTCAAAAGGCAGAATGGGAAAAACAAGACACCGGGTGTGTATTGTGATCAAGTAGGAGAACTATAAATGTGGGTGTAGTCCATTCACTTGCAAAGGGTAAACAGATACCATACATTGTTTGTCGTAGAAGCTTGGGTgatgggtggggtggggtggtgtagggggaaggtgcgctCAGCCTGCTCTGGCGTGGCGCCACTGTGCACCCTAGTGAGGGAGACGGGAAGGGAGAGACGATGGTAGCACAGAGGAGGGAGGAGTGTGCTAACACTCTTGCTCTGGGACTTGGGTAGTCCTAGAGAACTACCCATCACAGCAGGTGTACTAACTCCCCGACAACACACCgtcgtgtttcttactgcttttgctTTGAGACGTTCAGTAGGTATCATCGAAAGGCGACCTACGCAGTGCCAGTAGCGGattcggagggggggggggatcgcccCCCAAACGACAGATTATACCAGGGATTTCCCTCTCTGCCCTCCCCCACGACGCGCCTCAACtaagaaacccccccccccccaggcccAGGGTCTGAATCCGCCCGTCCTCAATTCACCTTTGCCACGCCAATTGACACCTCAGCCTTCAAGTAGTTTTATCAAATTAATTGGgcacaatgaaagaaaaattggAATCTGATATGCAATGGCATGCCCCTTACCAAGATGCGGCCCCTTATTTCTTACAACACCGTGGACGATTACAGGATTATTagcaaaccgttgataacgtggcttgtgTCGAACCGTATCAGCAGGAACCAATCAGTAAGAATCAGAGTTTGTTTTTTTTGCGTATCCCGACGCATGAAAAAACGCCCTTCCTAAGAAATTAAGCCTTTGTGTGTGTTGGTATTTCGATGTTTGAGAGATCCAATAAAAGCTGATAAAATTCTCATTACAAATTCTGATCAAACAAGTTTGGATGAACTCAACATCCTCAGCCAATCAGTTTTGTTTGTAAGCTATTTGCTGAGTTAGATATCCGTACGATGAACCTATATAGCAAGCTTTCTCTTGACAGCAAAATACTGAAATTGCGCTCAGCTTCTATCCGCCCCTCCCCCAGGAGCTTGTCATCAAGACTTTGACGTGACTAAGCAGTTACTTTAAACCCAAGCAATACAGGGAGTGCCATATACCAAGACAACAAAGGGAAATTTCTCGATCATTTAATTCGcaacaattgaaaaacaatattATACATAAAACCTTGAGGAAAACAAGGACAACACGGCGGCTTGTATGATGCATCTTCACCAGCTACATGTCATCCTTTCAGGAATGAAGAGGGCACACCGGGATTTAATGGTTCCTGCGTCCTCACCCAAGGGCCCACAGCCTGCAGATAGAAGCAAATTAGCAAATATCGTTACAATACACAATATACTTCGCGAGGTGGTGCGCCTCATTGGTGGACGTCCTTGCAGTCTCTTCGGAGAAGACTGGTGTAGCAGACGATCTGGAAGGCAAGGGGGGATTCAAAATTTACCTGCCTCAACCAGTGAGCTAATGCATGTTTGTGTGCCGGGGACCGATGAAAGAAGGGCGAAACAAGGAAGCAAGCATTTATTGCAATAATCAAGTACAATTGAACACTAATGTACCCAAATGACAAAGCAAGACAGACAACGGGGGGTGGTCGCAGTATATCACTGCCTCAACAGTAAGCTAGTGAATGTTTGCGTCAAGGGGGTGGCGAGAAAAATGACATACAAGGAAGGAGCACATGTACTTTATTTTCAAACGTAGCCCAATCACAACGAGAAGATAAAAATACGAAGAAAACGGGGAAACGCCACAACAGATTGCATGCCTAACACCGCGACCGTAAGCTAACCCTAACGACGATGGAATTGGAATCGAAGGTGGATACAGAAGTTCTTGCCTACCTTTACCGTAACACCCATTTGGCTTACGAACTGAAGTGCGGAGTTCCTCTTCAGTTGAcgcaagaacaaaaaaaaaaaaaaaaaaaaaaaaaacattccatTCGTCACTAACTACACGAGCCGTTGGTCTGTGACGAACGAAATGTGGGCTCAGTTAAGCCTAACTAAAGCTACTCGGAGACAAAGGCGCGTAGCTCCTCTTGAAGCTTGCCATCTTCATCTGTCTAGCTCTACAGCTAAACAACTTTTACACTTGCATTGACGTTTCGCTGACACTTAACTGAGCCCTGTTGTTGCAGAGCCGAATGGGACAGCCCAGACGGTCACTGCTAATGGAAAATCATACGCTCACCATTAGAAGGCTTCGTTTACCAAGCCGTGAATGTTGAACAAAAATCCGCCTTGTCGTCACCGCTGAACAAACATCTCCAATGTGGCCTAAAAGAAATGGCAGAAGACGTACGGTCAGGATAGGAAAATGAGATAATACCGGTAGACCCACACAAGGTGCTTACTCACCGCTCGTCTCAAACTACGGAAGCTGCACACAGCATCGCACAACCAAGAACAACTGGTGGCTTCTGGACCGTGCGTGTTGCTTTTAAAGAAATGGTGGCGCTAGGTATGCAATGTAACTCTAGAAAAACAATTTTGATCTTTGATAttttaatagaaagaaaaaaatgcgatTTTGTGGCATGCCTTTATCGCAGCGATGGTTTATCGCCCATTTATCAAATCTAAATGAACAACTGCGTTACTGGTTCGATCCCTAGATATCGAGGAATGATACTAGAGCGAAAAGTATGCGAGGAGGAGTGGGCGGGAAAGGGAAGCTACACGAGACGTCTTCGAACGTCCCCAGGGGAGCAAGGTGATTTGCGACTAAAACTATGCCGTAAAAGTGGTTAATTTCGCGGGCTTATAACAATTCGCGAGTTCCGATGAAGGAATTATCTCGCAGGACCTTATTTTTGCGATACGTGTTGCTCGCTGCTGGTGCGCACACGGAACTCTTCTGAAATATCGAACTTCTCAAGCAGGAACGTCGTAGGAGATTCCTCAATGGCGCCCTCTGTAGCTTCAGTAGTGCTTCCGATACGCTACAGTCTTCAACTCTAGTCGTGcgtaaagcacttccaaaggtaCTGAGGACTCCACTGAGGATTTTCCTCGTCGTTCGTGCAAGCAAACACTGACCTTCGCGGTACTATATGAATATGATGAACGCCACACATGGCGACTGGCGGCCGAGACTGTGACATAGGTTGTGGGGTCCGCCAAGGAAGGCATGTCCGCTGCAAACGTGCAAGATTCGGAATAGTGAACGTGTGCGAACGAGTGTACGTGGGACCCCGATGTCCAGTGCTTAAAAGTGCTGTCACGTGTGTTAGAAAAATTGAATTCTGCATTAAATTGCGTACGTTGAGAGAGACGCTTCGAATCCGCGAGTCTGATTTGTTGCAAGTTCgaacgctgttttttttttttttttttcatagtgaTACCGATAACTCCAAAGGGTCATACTGACGATTGATAGGTGGTGAGTTCGAATTCCTCCACTGGCTGCTGTTTTTATGACAGCTGCTGTGCTGCCTCacgttttccggcagacttgcCAGACGGacttcggcacagttccctctgaagtcagcccaggacacgTGCTAACTCCCTCTGTCTCTCATATGCACTCTTTCCAACTATCCTCCCTGCGTCTGTATACACGCCACTCATAGCTACAATTCCTGCGCTCGTGATAACACGGAACAAAAACCGTCAACTGCTTCTTGCCATCGCAAGAGGTAAAATTTCGGCGACATTCTTTCTGAAATAAGTTTCACGTGAATAAGCGGCACGTGACAGGTCATGATCCTATAGTGTTACCGACGGAACTTTTTTTTaatcccgtgttagcgccgcgaagcaactgtagctatgagcggtggacagatggagagaggacaacaggaaggagtggaggacactGCGGGTAGTAtgcgcctgggccgacttcaaggggaactggtgccgacattcgtctggaaagtctgccggaaaacccagggaaaacctcaggcagcacagccggtgcggggattagAACCTGCGtcccctcccagtctcggcgtggaaagcggcctCCCTTACCACCAGTGTTGTAcatatcgccgttacaagtaacgccgttactgtaatcgatactttttcggtatcggagtccgtatcgcgatactttttaaaattggtatcggaagagtatttccgttacaaatttatggtaacgcgatctccgtatcgttaccgataccgatactttttagtgccccaccctttcttcaccgacgacatttctcactcttgttcattgtcaatggtttgcctagccctcgacaagaagcctgtggacatgtccaagtgctccgtaaccggaattatagaattactataccaaacacatgttcactgcTTTTCTTAGAAACTGGAGAAAATAAccacaacaaaagagttgaggtcaacgaacagaggtcaagtcatTGACAgtacgctctggattccactgcttagctgccgtgtcgcactgagtcacgctcacatataccgtaatttcacgcgtattagccgcggcttatgcgcgattttttttctcatggacgctccgcggcttatccaccggtgtggcttatctgatgactattttgtCCTGACATTTTCCCCATGCGCCAGTtctaacgaaagggccgacagtgtctctggaatagcactgccctgccgatgcacgaacagtgcgtaacagggacgggtccacattcgagtagattgatccctggtgcattcccccatgcaagcagctttaacgaaagtggtgacactgattcgcgtcttctggaagaccactgacccatcagtccatgAAAAACGATATTGGCACACTAtgccgaccccggagtatggaccacagggtttatggccttctctatggtctcctttgtcgcacaaatcagtcgtcagctcgtattgcccgcggcttatctgccagaaaattttcaaaacgttcctgaaaacgcgtcctgcggcttatctgcggtgcagcttatacgcgtgaaattacggtactgtggtattgttaacttcggataggattccttggtaATCGGACTCCAgggtgtgtgggcctgacactaacgtaattgtcatactGGTCTCTGCcaactgccggagagaccacggcctgaaaggatggcagaagacgagTTCCAGAacgagctattgataaaagtctgctgtctttttactgcaaaactgttcacgtaagcgatacagtatttctatgttgcatcatcttcgtgtttcaaacaaaagtatcgggcaaagtatcgcgttacttttttttagtaacggtagcggtattcgttactttaaaaaagaagtatcgttatcggtatttcgatactttttactcaagtaacgagtatcggtatcgcgataccatatttcggtaacgggtacaacactgcttaccactatgccacgggagctggtcccgACGGGACTACACGCGGTGGTTCGCTCCATAAAGCTACCGCTTACAGAAACACTTTCGACGCTTaagtttcgaaaaaaaaaagaaaaggtatatatgtatatgtatgcagggtggtccaccaacaaTGATAGAAATTGGTCccatttttgtttcatttcaattgagggaaatttaatttcttgaattgaactccggaATTTCCTAAGTCAacataacgttttctttgcggaaatgggttccttCTGGTccttttactcagtatagcacctgTAACGCAACGACAATTGCTGAAATAAATTGGCCGAAAATCCGCGGAAATAagtccttggctccgcctcttttttgtcgGCTCTAGTTTGAGTTGAGagccaccagctcccgtggcatagcggttagggaggccgctttccacgccgaggctgggaggtgacgagggttcgaatccccgcaccggctgtgctgtctggggttttccctgggtttacctgcagactttccagacggatgtcgacAGAGTTCCccttcaagtcggcccaggcagcatactaactcccctacccccactccttcgtgctgtcctctctccgtctgtccagatctatacgtcgctcatagccacagttacttcgcgtcgctaacacagaaaaaaaaaaaaaaaacttttgagCGCCAAAGTGCTTATCAAAACGGCCTGGCTGTCAAAACGTCGGGTGACCTCGGTTTCTGGTAAAAATAGCTCTGATTCCCACACTCACAGCGCATGTGTTTGTtctgggtgatttcacgccgagtCAGGCAAGGTGGCCCGATGGAcctctcacattttttttttcgttccaatatacagggtgttgcacgagagagtgaccccaaattatttttttaaatctacgtgagataaaaattggaAACCTTAGGCGCGACACTTGTGAAGGTCTTTGCTACCCAAACAGGTGTTTTGtatgagtgtacctcattaattagtctaattagcttaattgaactcaaaaacttgccaaggaaaggtaacttttttgcgttaattagaaagcccattGATTGACACGTGTCGAATCTGAGGAATAACGAGTTAACTAAAGCCGATACACGGTTGTCTGTATCTGTGGCGATAATATCTCCCACCGCAGCTATATGGATATACGCACTCCTACTGGGGACGCTGCGACTCGGAAGCGCCCCGTGCTCTAGCGTGAGCCAATGACAGGACGCCTTTAAATTTGTGGGCAGAGTTGACCCGTAGGAGTTTGCTTATCCGGAAGTTTTGATGTACAAAAACGTAGAGTTCGCATATGTAGCAATTTAAAATACTGCAAACTGAATAATTTAAGCGCCAAAATTCTGCCAACTATGCGCATTATAGGTGAGGATGGCTCTAATGGAAAAAGGCCTACCATTCGAAGTGCAACACGTTGACATGGTCACTGGTGAAGAATTTGAACCCTGGTACCTGAAGCTGAACCCCAAAGCTGAAGTACCGACCATTAAGGATGGCGATTACGTCCTGCCTGATTCCCAACAAATCCTGGACTACTTGGAGAGGAAATACCCAAGTAagtgcatatatatatatatatatatatatatggtgaTAAGTTTTTCCTCCTTTCAAACGGGAACGCTGCACACACTGATGAAAtttgtgtaaatctactccgaTTACCATTACTGTTGAAATTTCAGCTCCTCCTCTTCAGCCACGAGATCCTGGGGAGCTGGAGAAGATGAAAAAACTGAGGGCACGCATATTGACTGTCGATATTCGACTACTGACTTTTGGAACCATACAGTACCCAGAGTTATCCTCCAACCGGAAGATAACATCGAAGGACCTGAGAGAGTTCACGGGTTTGTTCCACTAGTACAATAATCCCTGTGCATGTTCACCTAACGAGAGTGGTATGTCCattgtgaattttttgccagacTAAAAAATACTGGTAAGTCCTAGTGCACCCTAACAAGGCGTGATGACAAGCGAAGtagtttacttttttttttttctctctctctcacaggTATGCAAGAACTGCTCTTTAGAAAAGCGCAAGAATCACTGCACAGAAACCCAGAACTTGCGAAGCTCTTGGAAGCGAAGAAACACAAGTTTGCCTCCATGATGGACATCCTAAAAGACGTGAAGAATGTCGCCCACTACTTGGACAGTCTGGAACCCATTTTCGATGACTGTGAAAACGCTCTCGCTGCTCAGGCAAACCGTGAGTACCAAGTATCAACGCTCCGTGTCATCATTTGTGTAGTGTTTTAAGAATTCGAGTAACGTACCTGTTGTTCATGTTGTATATTCTATTACCCTAGTGACGCGTTTTATGTGGcatcccccccccaaaaaaaaaaaaagattatgtAAGCTCACCAATTGTTAAGAGTGGGCAGCTGCTGTGACAGGACGAACGACGTCACCGAGAATATTAACGCAATAAAGGAGGCAGTACAAACTCCAACGTCCTGtttataaacaaaaaaaaaacgccttcAAGGAGTACAGTTATTCAATACACATTACTATTTGCACAGGGGACCACTTTTTGTGCAGCAAGGAGTTTACTCTGGCTGATATTTCCCTTTGCTGCCTTCTGAACCGCATCGACATGGTTGGTCTCAAGGACAGATACCTCGACAAGAGACCAAAGCTGCAGCAGTATTTCAAGAAGATACAGCAGCGAAAGTCTTACAAGGATACATTTGCCTTCCAGAATGTCACCGAACCGAAGTAAAAAACGTTCGAGATATTTCTTAGATTCGCTTTTAGAGGTAACAACCCAGGTAGCTTACGGATTTTATAATGGTAGTGATCCGCAATAGGGAGTACAATACTAGCGATGAAGTACGTCATTTCTTGATTGCGCTAAGCCTCATGCCGTGATTACCTTTATAGTGTCAACTAACATTTCAAGTCCGTAGTAAATTTGAGAGTCATGCGCATGATATCTAATATACAAATATGTAAATAAGCTACAACTCGTTCAATAAAATATTCGCCTCACAGTGTCTTGTATGCTCAGAGCACTGGTGACACCAGGGCCACCAGGAAGGACGTACGTGCGATGACACCATTTGTGGGATGCGGGCGATGCGGTG includes these proteins:
- the LOC135377696 gene encoding ganglioside-induced differentiation-associated protein 1-like; translated protein: MQRVPPPSSDNMTGTRIIVYNWPASYCCQKVRMALMEKGLPFEVQHVDMVTGEEFEPWYLKLNPKAEVPTIKDGDYVLPDSQQILDYLERKYPTPPLQPRDPGELEKMKKLRARILTVDIRLLTFGTIQYPELSSNRKITSKDLREFTGMQELLFRKAQESLHRNPELAKLLEAKKHKFASMMDILKDVKNVAHYLDSLEPIFDDCENALAAQANRDHFLCSKEFTLADISLCCLLNRIDMVGLKDRYLDKRPKLQQYFKKIQQRKSYKDTFAFQNVTEPK